Below is a genomic region from Bacteroidota bacterium.
TTCTCCGCGCGAATGGGTTTGTGACCACCGGCCAGCGAGGAAGCCATCCTCAATATGAGAACGGTTCGTTGAAGGTGACGGTCCATATGAGCTTTCCGGAGTTCAGTGCCGAACTGATCAAGTCCATGATTCGTGAGTCATGGTCCCGATCGTGTTGCGTTCTATTGCTCGACCAAAGCCACGACGAAGAGAATCAATACAAAAATAGGAAGCGGCATCGGTCGCCGTAGGTTTGCACCGTTCCCTCGTCGCTACGCAGGACATCTTCATTTCCTTCTCACGCTAAGACTCCGCACAGGCTTCCGACGCGCCCTCCCCCGGCCCCTCCCGCAAGCGGGAGGGGAGAAATTTGTCGCTGGTG
It encodes:
- a CDS encoding type II toxin-antitoxin system HicA family toxin; translated protein: MHKKYPPLTPDEVIAILRANGFVTTGQRGSHPQYENGSLKVTVHMSFPEFSAELIKSMIRESWSRSCCVLLLDQSHDEENQYKNRKRHRSP